The following proteins come from a genomic window of Solea solea chromosome 3, fSolSol10.1, whole genome shotgun sequence:
- the zgc:92429 gene encoding cysteine and histidine-rich domain-containing protein 1: MSLLCYNKGCGQKYEGGQNKDDSCLFHPGVPIFHDALKGWSCCRKRTTDFSEFLSIKGCTRGRHSNEKPQEPLQPEVTSEKVETKLANGQEIIYRGPKSAEKLQRERPSSGEPKVKLPHKVSASLTQQLEKLETSKRSEEEKKESRTVIVGTRCKNAGCKTLYEGPESDKEVCTHHPGAPVFHEGYKYWSCCSITTTDFNAFLDQKGCTTGKHRWLPKQDKKKVACRHDWHQTGNNVVVTIYAKNANPEFTCVEANPTVLSCQMQFENDKIFKRDFHLWGVVNVKQSSVNMVPSKVEISLRKADQVSWGKLEDPNYKPEPEPIENSFTETTESTQPDWDIDDDDISDSDEEWAYDTPPNKPQDKGEDEEKKNAQKMQNAQRKEVEEEIKMAMEERRKAEEERKKLEEQRTQEGQEGYEDMPDLEELS, encoded by the exons ATGTCTCTGCTTTGTTACAACAAAGGCTGTGGACAGAAATATGAGGGCGGGCAGAACAAAGACG ATTCCTGCCTCTTTCATCCAGGAGTTCCCATCTTCCACGATGCTCTGAAg GGTTGGTCCTGCTGTAGGAAAAGGACGACGGACTTTTCAGAGTTCCTGTCCATCAAG GGCTGCACCCGCGGTCGCCATAGCAACGAGAAGCCTCAGGAGCCGCTGCAACCGGAGGTGACGTCAGAGAAGGTCGAGACCAAACTCGCCAACGGTCAAGAGATTATTTACCGGGGACCCAAATCTGCAGagaagctgcagagagagagacccag ttcagGGGAACCAAAGGTCAAACTTCCGCACAAAGTTTCTGCGTCGTTGACTCAACAACTGGAGAAACTGGAGACGAGTAAAAGAAgcgaagaagagaagaaag AGAGTCGCACAGTTATCGTCGGGACAAGATGCAAAAACGCTGGATGTAAAACT TTGTATGAAGGTCCAGAGTCCGACAAGGAGGTTTGCACTCATCACCCTGGAGCACCTGTCTTCCACGAGGG ATATAAAtactggagctgctgctctataACAACAACAGACTTCAATGCTTTCCTGGATCAGAAAGGCTGCACCACAGGGAAACACCGCTGGCTCCCAAAACAG gaCAAGAAGAAGGTGGCGTGTCGACACGATTGGCACCAAACTggaaataatgttgttgtgaCAATTTACGCCAAGAACGCAAACCCTGAATTTACCTGCGTAGAAGCAAATCCCACAGTG CTCTCGTGCCAAATGCAGTTCGAGAACGATAAGATTTTCAAGAGAGACTTTCACCTGTGGGGG GTGGTGAACGTCAAACAGAGCTCAGTCAACATGGTTCCATCCAAAGTGGAAATTTCCCTGCGTAAAGCCGACCAGGTGTCCTGGGGCAAACTGGAGGATCCAAACTACAAACCAGAACCTGAGCCCATAGAGAACTCATTCACCGAAACCACCGAGTCCACGCAGCCCGACTGGGACATCGACGACGACGACATCAGCGACTCGGATGAGGAGTGGGCTTACGACACGCCGCCGAACAAACCGCAGGATAAAGGCGAGgacgaggagaagaagaacgCCCAAAAGATGCAGAACGCACAGaggaaggaggtggaggaggagataaAGATGGCGatggaggagagaaggaaggcgga